A window of Clavibacter michiganensis contains these coding sequences:
- the rdgB gene encoding RdgB/HAM1 family non-canonical purine NTP pyrophosphatase yields MIPLVLATHNAHKVEELRRILGTRLDGIDLVAYDGPEPVEDGTTFEENALIKARAAALHTGHAALADDSGISVDILGGSPGIFSARWAGPARDSRENLELLLWQLADVPDVHRGARFTCAAALVVPTADGLVERTALGAWEGSVLREVAGEGGFGYDPIFRPATGGASAAALSADEKNRVSHRALAFDAIMPVVRHELLGEA; encoded by the coding sequence GTGATACCGCTCGTCCTCGCCACGCACAACGCCCACAAGGTCGAGGAGCTGCGCCGGATCCTCGGCACCCGTCTCGACGGGATCGACCTCGTCGCCTACGACGGGCCGGAGCCCGTGGAGGACGGCACGACGTTCGAGGAGAACGCGCTCATCAAGGCGCGTGCGGCCGCGCTGCACACGGGGCACGCGGCGCTCGCGGACGACTCCGGCATCTCCGTCGACATCCTGGGCGGATCGCCCGGGATCTTCTCGGCGCGCTGGGCGGGCCCCGCGCGCGACAGCCGCGAGAACCTCGAGCTCCTGCTCTGGCAGCTGGCGGACGTGCCGGACGTGCACCGCGGCGCCCGCTTCACGTGCGCCGCGGCGCTCGTCGTCCCCACCGCGGACGGCCTCGTCGAGCGCACGGCCCTCGGAGCGTGGGAGGGATCCGTGCTCCGCGAGGTCGCGGGGGAGGGCGGCTTCGGCTACGACCCGATCTTCCGCCCCGCCACCGGCGGAGCGAGCGCCGCGGCCCTCAGCGCCGACGAGAAGAACCGGGTCAGCCACCGCGCGCTGGCGTTCGACGCGATCATGCCCGTGGTCCGTCACGAGCTCCTCGGCGAGGCCTGA
- a CDS encoding DedA family protein has protein sequence MHPQLFDFLDSTTLIESFGGFALIGICLIIFAETGLLFGFLFPGDTLLVIAGLTLPGITGIDIWWVCLAIAFSAFAGGEVGYLIGHKAGPKVFERKDSGIFSRQNVVRTNAFFARFGGLAVIAARFVPIVRTFAPIAAGVGHMDYRKYSFYNAIGALIWGAGLTFLGHLLNGFPPIRDFVTHYIDYVLLGAVFITVVPAAIHFLRARKHAHDGESAGVATDGDDLALTPEEFDQDPSNDPRR, from the coding sequence GTGCACCCCCAGCTCTTCGACTTCCTCGACTCGACGACCCTCATCGAGTCGTTCGGGGGATTCGCCCTCATCGGGATCTGCCTCATCATCTTCGCCGAGACCGGCCTGCTCTTCGGGTTCCTCTTCCCCGGCGACACGCTCCTCGTCATCGCGGGCCTGACCCTCCCCGGGATCACCGGCATCGACATCTGGTGGGTCTGCCTCGCGATCGCGTTCTCCGCGTTCGCGGGCGGCGAGGTCGGCTACCTCATCGGCCACAAGGCAGGACCCAAGGTGTTCGAGCGCAAGGACTCCGGCATCTTCAGCCGGCAGAACGTCGTGCGGACGAACGCGTTCTTCGCGCGCTTCGGCGGGCTCGCCGTCATCGCGGCGCGCTTCGTGCCCATCGTCCGCACCTTCGCGCCCATCGCGGCCGGCGTCGGCCACATGGACTACCGCAAGTACTCCTTCTACAACGCGATCGGCGCCCTCATCTGGGGCGCGGGGCTCACCTTCCTGGGCCACCTGCTCAACGGCTTCCCGCCCATCCGCGACTTCGTCACGCACTACATCGACTACGTGCTGCTCGGCGCGGTGTTCATCACCGTCGTCCCCGCGGCGATCCACTTCCTCCGCGCCCGCAAGCACGCGCACGACGGGGAGTCGGCGGGAGTCGCGACGGACGGCGACGACCTCGCGCTCACCCCGGAGGAGTTCGACCAGGACCCCTCGAACGACCCGCGCCGCTGA
- the xylB gene encoding xylulokinase, protein MLIVTTKTLVAGIDSSTQSCKVVVRDLDTGALVRSGRASHPDGTEVDPAAWWDALLAAIADAGGLDDVAAISVGGQQHGMVCLDEQGAVIRDALLWNDTRSAKAAADLRDELGDEAWASATGVVPVASFTATKLRWLRDAEPDNAARVAAVALPHDWLTWRLLGHCVGSPDLAALATDRSDASGTAYWSSVTGEYRLDLLERALGRVVGLPRVLGPGESAGVTGDGIPGVPAGIPVGPGAGDNAAAALGLGAVPGDVVVSIGTSGTVFAVTADPITDATGTVAGFADATGNFLPLIATLNAARVLDGGARLLGVDHARLSELALEAPAGSDGLVLLPYFEGERTPNLPDATASLHGMTLRNSTPATMARAHVEGMLCGLADGLDAITRQGVQVERVLLIGGGAKSRAVREIAPTIFGVPIHVPDAGEFVADGAAKQAAWILTGSVPEWPLAGDEVFDAPGVPAVRAAYASAKAELGY, encoded by the coding sequence ATGTTGATCGTGACAACGAAGACACTGGTAGCAGGCATCGACTCCTCCACGCAGAGCTGCAAGGTGGTCGTCCGCGACCTCGACACGGGCGCCCTCGTGCGCTCCGGCCGTGCGTCCCACCCCGACGGCACGGAGGTGGATCCTGCCGCCTGGTGGGACGCCCTGCTCGCGGCCATCGCCGACGCGGGCGGCCTCGACGACGTCGCCGCCATCTCGGTCGGCGGCCAGCAGCACGGCATGGTCTGCCTCGACGAGCAGGGCGCGGTGATCCGCGACGCGCTCCTCTGGAACGACACGCGATCCGCGAAGGCCGCCGCCGACCTCCGCGACGAGCTCGGCGACGAGGCCTGGGCGAGCGCCACGGGCGTCGTCCCCGTCGCGTCCTTCACTGCCACCAAGCTCCGCTGGCTCCGCGACGCCGAGCCCGACAACGCCGCTCGCGTCGCCGCCGTCGCCCTCCCGCACGACTGGCTGACCTGGCGCCTCCTCGGCCACTGCGTCGGATCCCCGGACCTCGCGGCCCTCGCCACCGACCGCTCCGACGCGAGCGGCACCGCCTACTGGTCGAGCGTCACGGGCGAGTACCGGCTCGACCTGCTGGAGCGCGCGCTCGGCCGCGTCGTCGGCCTGCCGCGCGTGCTCGGGCCCGGCGAGTCCGCCGGCGTCACGGGCGACGGGATCCCCGGCGTCCCGGCAGGCATCCCCGTCGGCCCCGGCGCGGGCGACAACGCGGCCGCCGCGCTCGGCCTCGGTGCGGTGCCGGGCGACGTGGTCGTCTCGATCGGCACGTCCGGCACGGTGTTCGCCGTCACGGCGGATCCGATCACCGACGCCACCGGGACGGTCGCCGGCTTCGCGGACGCCACGGGCAACTTCCTCCCGCTCATCGCGACCCTCAACGCCGCCCGCGTGCTCGACGGCGGCGCGCGCCTCCTCGGCGTCGACCACGCGCGGCTGTCCGAGCTCGCGCTCGAGGCGCCCGCGGGATCCGACGGCCTCGTGCTCCTGCCCTACTTCGAGGGCGAGCGCACCCCGAACCTGCCCGACGCGACCGCGTCCCTGCACGGCATGACCCTCCGCAACAGCACGCCGGCGACCATGGCCCGCGCGCACGTCGAGGGCATGCTGTGCGGCCTGGCCGACGGCCTCGACGCGATCACGCGCCAGGGCGTCCAGGTGGAGCGCGTGCTCCTCATCGGCGGCGGGGCGAAGAGCCGTGCCGTGCGCGAGATCGCGCCCACGATCTTCGGCGTCCCCATCCACGTGCCGGACGCGGGCGAGTTCGTCGCCGACGGTGCCGCGAAGCAGGCCGCGTGGATCCTCACCGGCTCGGTACCCGAGTGGCCACTCGCGGGCGACGAGGTCTTCGACGCGCCGGGCGTGCCCGCGGTTCGTGCGGCGTACGCGTCGGCGAAGGCAGAGCTCGGGTACTGA
- a CDS encoding cation diffusion facilitator family transporter: MGSGSHDHGASTTDRRRLVVAIAITATVLVVEVVGALVSGSLALLADAGHMTSDLLGLGIALVATIVAARPATDRHTFGFQRGEVLGALVNGLILAGVAVYVAVQGVERLLAPAGPVVDPGIMLLAAGIGLVANVASLLVLRGGAGRSINMRGAYLEVLGDAFGSVATIAAGVVIAVTGFGRADAIASLVIAALIVPRAAVLLRDVVRVLNESTPVGTEPERIRAHLLETPGVTAVHDVHVWAITSGSPVFTAHVVVEQEVFREGRTGELLDLLSGCLDDHFDVEHSTFQLEPEEHAGHEHRHHV; encoded by the coding sequence ATGGGCTCCGGATCGCACGACCACGGCGCGTCCACGACCGACCGCAGGCGCCTCGTCGTCGCCATCGCGATCACCGCGACGGTCCTCGTGGTCGAGGTCGTCGGCGCGCTCGTCTCCGGGTCGCTGGCGCTGCTCGCCGACGCGGGTCACATGACCAGCGACCTGCTCGGCCTCGGCATCGCCCTCGTCGCCACGATCGTCGCCGCGCGCCCCGCGACCGACCGGCACACCTTCGGCTTCCAGCGCGGCGAGGTGCTCGGCGCCCTCGTGAACGGCCTGATCCTCGCGGGCGTCGCCGTCTACGTCGCGGTGCAGGGCGTCGAGCGCCTGCTCGCGCCGGCGGGCCCTGTGGTGGATCCCGGGATCATGCTGCTCGCCGCCGGCATCGGCCTGGTCGCCAACGTCGCGTCGCTCCTGGTGCTCCGCGGCGGGGCGGGGCGCTCGATCAACATGCGCGGCGCCTACCTCGAGGTGCTCGGCGACGCCTTCGGATCGGTCGCCACCATCGCCGCGGGCGTCGTCATCGCGGTCACCGGCTTCGGCCGCGCGGACGCCATCGCGTCGCTCGTCATCGCCGCGCTCATCGTGCCGCGGGCAGCCGTGCTGCTGCGTGACGTGGTGCGCGTGCTGAACGAGTCGACGCCCGTGGGGACCGAGCCCGAGCGGATCCGCGCCCACCTGCTGGAGACCCCCGGCGTCACCGCGGTGCACGACGTGCACGTGTGGGCCATCACGTCGGGCTCGCCCGTGTTCACCGCGCACGTCGTGGTGGAGCAGGAGGTCTTCCGCGAGGGCCGCACGGGCGAGCTGCTCGACCTGCTGTCGGGCTGCCTCGACGACCACTTCGACGTCGAGCACAGCACGTTCCAGCTGGAGCCCGAGGAGCACGCCGGGCACGAGCACCGCCACCACGTCTGA
- a CDS encoding nicotinate phosphoribosyltransferase → MTQATSLLTDRYELTMLDAALKAGTHDRECVFECFARRLPSGRRFGVVAGTGRLLELIRDFRFGDAELEYLRAERVVGEEALAWLADYRFRGRITGYREGEVYFPGSPLLTVEAPFADGVILETLVLSVLNYDSAVASAAARMVQVAGDRPLAEMGSRRTGERSAVAAARAAFIAGFSATSNLEAGRAWGVPTMGTAAHSFTLLHDTEEQAFRAQVDALGAGTTLLVDTYDVRQGVETAVRVAGPGLGAVRLDSGDLPVLVGEVRAQLDALGATGTRITVTNDLDEHGIAGLAASPVDSYGVGTSLVTGSGAPAAGMVFKLVAHRDAGGAGDWVSVAKRSTGKQSRGGLKAALRRHDAQGIATSELVTVGPHPAPLPSDRDLVVTLAEGGEPDPRWLGPEGTAAARAHHARVVRDLPAQAFRLRAGDPAIPTEEGATA, encoded by the coding sequence GTGACCCAGGCGACCTCCCTCCTCACCGACCGGTACGAGCTCACGATGCTCGACGCAGCGCTGAAGGCGGGCACCCACGACCGCGAGTGCGTCTTCGAGTGCTTCGCCCGGCGCCTCCCGAGCGGCCGCCGGTTCGGCGTGGTCGCGGGCACCGGCCGGCTGCTCGAGCTCATCCGCGACTTCCGCTTCGGCGACGCCGAGCTCGAGTACCTGCGTGCCGAGCGGGTCGTGGGCGAGGAGGCGTTGGCCTGGCTCGCCGACTACCGCTTCCGCGGCCGCATCACCGGCTACCGCGAGGGCGAGGTCTACTTCCCCGGATCGCCGCTCCTCACGGTCGAGGCGCCCTTCGCCGACGGCGTGATCCTCGAGACGCTCGTGCTCAGCGTCCTCAACTACGACTCCGCGGTCGCGAGCGCCGCCGCGCGCATGGTGCAGGTCGCCGGCGACCGCCCGCTGGCCGAGATGGGATCCCGCCGCACGGGCGAGCGCTCGGCCGTCGCCGCCGCGCGCGCGGCCTTCATCGCGGGCTTCAGCGCCACGTCGAACCTCGAGGCGGGCCGCGCGTGGGGCGTCCCGACCATGGGCACGGCGGCCCACTCCTTCACGCTGCTGCACGACACCGAGGAGCAGGCCTTCCGGGCCCAGGTCGACGCCCTCGGAGCGGGCACCACGCTGCTCGTCGACACGTACGACGTGCGGCAGGGCGTGGAGACCGCGGTCCGCGTCGCCGGCCCCGGCCTCGGCGCCGTCCGACTCGACTCGGGCGACCTCCCGGTGCTCGTCGGCGAGGTGCGCGCGCAGCTCGACGCGCTCGGGGCGACGGGGACGCGCATCACGGTCACGAACGACCTCGACGAGCACGGCATCGCCGGCCTCGCCGCGTCGCCCGTGGACTCCTACGGCGTCGGGACCTCGCTCGTGACCGGATCAGGGGCCCCGGCCGCGGGCATGGTCTTCAAGCTCGTCGCCCACCGCGACGCGGGCGGCGCCGGCGACTGGGTGTCCGTCGCGAAGCGGTCGACGGGCAAGCAGAGCCGCGGCGGCCTCAAGGCGGCGCTGCGCCGGCACGACGCGCAGGGCATCGCCACGAGCGAGCTCGTCACGGTCGGGCCGCACCCCGCACCGCTCCCCAGTGACCGCGACCTCGTCGTCACGCTGGCGGAGGGGGGCGAGCCGGATCCGCGCTGGCTCGGACCCGAGGGGACCGCCGCGGCCCGCGCGCACCACGCCCGGGTCGTGCGCGACCTGCCCGCGCAGGCCTTCCGGCTGCGCGCCGGCGACCCGGCGATCCCCACCGAGGAGGGCGCGACCGCCTGA
- a CDS encoding cryptochrome/photolyase family protein has translation MERTRWILADQLGDHFDDGGPMLLIESRGLLARRPYHRAKAHLILSGIRHRARALGDRVEFHQVDHYREVVEGRDDLEVIDPTSRGLRRLVAEIGAEVLPSRGFVTSEQEFAEWMAGRTSNRLVMEDFYRWSRARTGILMDGDDPVGGRWNYDHDNRERPPKGATSLGLPEPWWPEEDDIDAEVRADLDEWERKGIVRFVGEDGPRRFAVTPEEGRLALDDFVASRLNDFGPFEDASLQGDWTMAHSLLSANMNMGVLDPADVIERITAEHAAGRAPIQSVEGIVRQIMGWRDYVWHLYWAFEDDYTSQNRLDAHRGVPTALQELDASGIEAACLSHVVDKVRTHGWAHHIERLMILGNLALQRGYDPAAMNDWFIDSFVDGTPWVMPANVVGMALHADGGRMATKPYAGGGAYIDRMSDHCGGCPFDPKVRVGPTACPYTAGYWWFLDRNRERLRGNARMAQPLAGLGRLKDLPELVAQEDARRSL, from the coding sequence ATGGAGCGCACGCGATGGATCCTCGCCGACCAGCTGGGCGACCACTTCGACGACGGCGGGCCCATGCTGCTCATCGAGTCGCGTGGCCTGCTCGCCCGGAGGCCGTACCACCGTGCGAAGGCGCACCTCATCCTCTCGGGCATCCGACACCGCGCACGGGCCCTGGGCGACCGCGTCGAGTTCCACCAGGTGGACCACTACCGCGAGGTCGTCGAGGGGCGGGACGACCTCGAGGTCATCGACCCCACCTCCCGCGGGCTGCGGCGCCTCGTCGCGGAGATCGGGGCGGAGGTGCTGCCGAGCCGCGGCTTCGTCACGAGCGAGCAGGAGTTCGCGGAGTGGATGGCGGGCCGCACCTCGAACCGGCTCGTCATGGAGGACTTCTACCGGTGGTCGCGCGCTCGCACGGGCATCCTCATGGACGGCGACGACCCGGTCGGCGGCCGTTGGAACTACGACCACGACAACCGCGAGCGCCCGCCGAAGGGCGCGACGAGCCTCGGCCTGCCCGAGCCGTGGTGGCCCGAGGAGGACGACATCGACGCCGAGGTCCGCGCCGACCTCGACGAGTGGGAGCGCAAGGGCATCGTGCGCTTCGTGGGGGAGGACGGCCCGCGGCGCTTCGCCGTCACGCCCGAGGAGGGGCGCCTCGCGCTCGACGACTTCGTGGCCAGCCGCCTCAACGACTTCGGCCCCTTCGAGGACGCGTCGCTCCAGGGGGACTGGACCATGGCGCACTCGCTCCTGAGCGCCAACATGAACATGGGCGTGCTGGATCCGGCGGACGTCATCGAGCGCATCACGGCCGAGCACGCGGCCGGGCGCGCGCCCATCCAGAGCGTCGAGGGCATCGTGCGGCAGATCATGGGCTGGCGGGACTACGTGTGGCACCTCTACTGGGCCTTCGAGGACGACTACACCTCGCAGAACCGGCTCGACGCGCACCGGGGAGTGCCGACCGCGTTGCAGGAGCTCGACGCATCCGGCATCGAGGCCGCCTGCCTCTCCCACGTCGTCGACAAGGTGCGCACGCACGGCTGGGCGCACCACATCGAGCGGCTCATGATCCTGGGCAACCTCGCGCTCCAGCGCGGCTACGACCCCGCGGCCATGAACGACTGGTTCATCGACTCCTTCGTCGACGGCACGCCGTGGGTCATGCCGGCGAACGTCGTCGGGATGGCGCTGCACGCGGATGGCGGGCGCATGGCGACGAAGCCCTACGCGGGAGGCGGCGCGTACATCGACCGGATGTCGGACCACTGCGGGGGCTGCCCGTTCGACCCGAAGGTGCGCGTCGGCCCCACGGCCTGCCCGTACACGGCGGGCTACTGGTGGTTCCTCGACCGCAACCGGGAGCGGCTCCGCGGCAACGCGCGCATGGCCCAGCCGCTCGCGGGGCTGGGGCGGCTGAAGGACCTGCCGGAGCTGGTGGCGCAGGAGGACGCGCGGCGGTCGCTGTGA
- the rph gene encoding ribonuclease PH, with product MTDDTPRHDGRTADQLREITIERNWSEQAEGSALISFGRTRVLCTASFTNRVPRWKAGSGQGWVTAEYAMLPRATNERMDREAVKGKVGGRTHEISRLIGRSLRAVVDMKALGENTIVIDCDVLQADGGTRTAAITGAYVALADALEWGREKKFIAQRATPLKDSVAAVSVGIVDGKPLLDLAYVEDVRAETDMNVVMTGSGSFVEVQGTAEGAPFDRAELDALLDLALGGGTTLTALQAQALGR from the coding sequence ATGACCGACGACACCCCCCGCCACGACGGCCGCACCGCCGACCAGCTGCGCGAGATCACCATCGAGCGGAACTGGAGCGAGCAGGCCGAGGGATCCGCCCTCATCTCCTTCGGGCGCACCCGCGTCCTCTGCACCGCGTCCTTCACGAACCGCGTCCCGCGCTGGAAGGCCGGCAGCGGCCAGGGCTGGGTCACGGCCGAGTACGCGATGCTCCCGCGCGCCACGAACGAGCGCATGGACCGCGAGGCCGTCAAGGGCAAGGTCGGCGGCCGGACGCACGAGATCTCGCGCCTCATCGGCCGCAGCCTCCGCGCCGTCGTCGACATGAAGGCGCTCGGCGAGAACACGATCGTCATCGACTGCGACGTGCTGCAGGCCGACGGCGGCACGCGCACCGCGGCGATCACGGGCGCATACGTCGCCCTCGCCGACGCGCTCGAGTGGGGCCGCGAGAAGAAGTTCATCGCGCAGCGCGCCACCCCGTTGAAGGACAGCGTCGCGGCGGTGTCGGTCGGCATCGTCGACGGGAAGCCGCTGCTCGACCTCGCCTACGTCGAGGACGTGCGCGCGGAGACCGACATGAACGTCGTCATGACGGGCAGCGGATCCTTCGTCGAGGTCCAGGGAACGGCGGAGGGCGCGCCCTTCGACCGCGCTGAGCTCGACGCCCTCCTCGACCTCGCTCTCGGCGGTGGCACGACGCTCACCGCGCTGCAGGCCCAGGCGCTCGGCCGCTGA
- a CDS encoding ABC transporter permease yields MVALVLRLRLALLANAFRRSPWQVLGLVAAAVYGILVTVLAVGALAGLRDADVAAARDVVVAGGALVVLGSLVVPLVLGTQDAMDPRRFALYGIEPRRLALALGVAAVVSVPGAVLVVVALTTVVTWARDPLTALVAVIAACAAVVTCVLVARISTVLSSVLLSTRRAREATGLTAGLVAVLLVPAVVALAQADLLDDGLRPARGVLGVVAWTPLGAAWSAPAAAVEGDAGAASGMLLVAVASAALLALAWVRLVPWALTAPDRAGGGRAQTGLGWFGRFGASPTGAVAARSVTYWIRDPRYCATLVLIPVLPLVLLIPLVIVDVDAHVLALVPLPVMALFLGWSVHNDTAHDHTAVWLHVVSGIRGVADRVGRIVPVLAIGIPLVALGAPLSALGFGDPSVLPSVIGVSGGVLLAGVGLASLFSARFPYPASRPGDSPFHAPQSVSAGGSTVPTLTFLATVVLALPSVWLGWMGLVHGGAYPMWSLLVGLGIGVVTLVVGVAGGGRVFERRGPELLAFALRH; encoded by the coding sequence GTGGTTGCACTCGTTCTCCGACTGAGGCTCGCCCTCCTCGCCAACGCCTTCCGCCGCAGCCCCTGGCAGGTCCTCGGGCTCGTGGCGGCCGCGGTGTACGGGATCCTCGTGACGGTGCTCGCCGTCGGCGCGCTGGCCGGCCTCCGCGACGCCGACGTCGCCGCCGCGCGGGACGTGGTCGTGGCCGGTGGCGCGCTCGTCGTCCTCGGGTCGCTCGTCGTGCCGCTCGTGCTGGGGACCCAGGACGCCATGGACCCGCGCCGCTTCGCGCTCTACGGCATCGAGCCCCGACGACTCGCCCTGGCGCTCGGCGTGGCCGCCGTCGTCAGCGTCCCGGGTGCGGTGCTCGTGGTCGTGGCGCTCACCACCGTGGTCACGTGGGCCCGCGATCCGCTCACCGCCCTCGTCGCCGTGATCGCCGCCTGTGCCGCGGTCGTCACCTGCGTGCTCGTCGCCCGGATCAGCACCGTCCTCTCCTCCGTGCTGCTCAGCACGCGCCGGGCACGCGAGGCGACCGGGCTCACGGCGGGTCTCGTGGCCGTGCTCCTCGTCCCCGCTGTGGTCGCGCTGGCGCAGGCCGACCTCCTGGACGACGGGCTCCGCCCCGCGCGCGGCGTGCTCGGCGTCGTCGCCTGGACCCCGCTCGGCGCGGCCTGGTCCGCTCCCGCCGCGGCCGTCGAGGGCGACGCCGGCGCTGCGTCGGGGATGCTGCTGGTGGCCGTCGCCTCGGCGGCGCTGCTCGCGCTCGCCTGGGTCCGCCTCGTGCCGTGGGCCCTCACGGCTCCCGACCGCGCGGGCGGCGGCCGCGCCCAGACCGGCCTCGGCTGGTTCGGCCGCTTCGGCGCGTCGCCCACGGGCGCCGTGGCCGCCCGGAGCGTCACCTACTGGATCCGCGACCCGCGCTACTGCGCCACGCTCGTGCTGATCCCCGTGCTCCCGCTCGTGCTCCTCATCCCGCTCGTCATCGTCGACGTCGACGCGCACGTGCTCGCCCTGGTGCCGCTGCCGGTGATGGCGCTCTTCCTCGGCTGGAGCGTGCACAACGACACCGCGCACGACCACACCGCGGTGTGGCTGCACGTCGTGTCCGGCATCCGCGGCGTCGCGGACCGCGTCGGCCGCATCGTGCCCGTCCTCGCCATCGGCATCCCGCTCGTCGCGCTCGGCGCGCCCCTCAGCGCGCTCGGCTTCGGCGACCCGTCCGTCCTGCCCTCCGTCATCGGGGTCAGCGGAGGCGTCCTCCTCGCCGGAGTCGGGCTGGCGTCGCTCTTCTCCGCGCGCTTCCCGTATCCGGCGTCCCGTCCCGGGGACAGCCCCTTCCACGCGCCGCAGAGCGTGAGCGCCGGCGGATCCACCGTGCCCACGCTCACCTTCCTCGCCACCGTGGTCCTCGCGCTGCCGTCCGTCTGGCTCGGCTGGATGGGGCTCGTCCACGGCGGCGCGTACCCCATGTGGTCGCTCCTCGTGGGGCTGGGCATCGGCGTCGTGACGCTCGTCGTCGGCGTGGCCGGCGGAGGTCGCGTCTTCGAGCGACGCGGCCCCGAGCTCCTGGCCTTCGCGCTGCGGCACTGA
- a CDS encoding DUF3039 domain-containing protein: MVILSIEQAPGSPAQGGGTDTLDRELEELLEQETIEPGDHERFSHYVKKDKILESAISGKPVKALCGKKWLPGRDPEKFPVCPDCKRIYENMKPE, encoded by the coding sequence ATGGTCATCCTCAGCATCGAACAGGCCCCTGGAAGCCCCGCGCAGGGCGGCGGCACCGACACGCTCGACCGCGAGCTCGAGGAGCTCCTCGAGCAGGAGACGATCGAGCCCGGCGATCACGAGCGCTTCTCGCACTACGTGAAGAAGGACAAGATCCTCGAGTCCGCCATCAGCGGAAAGCCCGTGAAGGCGCTCTGCGGCAAGAAGTGGCTGCCGGGTCGCGACCCCGAGAAGTTCCCGGTCTGCCCGGACTGCAAGCGCATCTACGAGAACATGAAGCCCGAGTAG
- the murI gene encoding glutamate racemase — MSDAPIGIFDSGVGGLTVARAVATLLPRESIIYIGDTAHTPYGDKPIADVRRYALAVLDDLVERGVKMLVIACNTASAAMLRDARERYDIPVVEVIQPAVRTAVSVTRNHRVGVIATHATVTSRAYDDAFAAAPHLELTSAEAPDFVAFVERGVTSGPELMAAAEGYLAPLRAAGIDTLVLGCTHYPFLEGAISLLMGPDVTLVSSDTETAKDVYRELVSAGLERRSDAPPVIRYEATGGSASDFETLAHRMLGSGVTHVELVETGAISLPHRPRDGASDASPADGTPSTPDPS, encoded by the coding sequence ATGAGCGACGCGCCGATCGGGATCTTCGACTCCGGCGTCGGCGGCCTCACGGTGGCCCGCGCGGTCGCGACCCTGCTGCCGCGGGAGTCGATCATCTACATCGGCGACACCGCGCACACGCCCTACGGCGACAAGCCCATCGCGGATGTCCGGCGCTACGCGCTGGCGGTCCTCGACGACCTCGTGGAGCGCGGCGTGAAGATGCTCGTCATCGCGTGCAACACGGCGTCGGCGGCCATGCTCCGCGACGCCCGCGAGCGCTACGACATCCCCGTGGTCGAGGTGATCCAACCGGCCGTGCGCACGGCCGTCAGCGTCACCCGCAACCACCGCGTGGGCGTCATCGCCACGCACGCCACCGTCACCAGCCGCGCCTACGACGACGCCTTCGCCGCCGCGCCGCACCTGGAGCTCACCTCCGCGGAGGCTCCCGACTTCGTCGCCTTCGTCGAGCGAGGCGTGACATCGGGTCCCGAGCTGATGGCGGCCGCCGAGGGTTACCTCGCGCCGCTGCGTGCGGCCGGCATCGACACGCTCGTCCTCGGCTGCACCCACTACCCGTTCCTCGAGGGCGCGATCTCGCTGCTCATGGGCCCCGACGTCACCCTCGTCTCCAGCGACACCGAGACCGCCAAGGACGTGTACCGGGAGCTGGTGTCCGCGGGCCTCGAGCGCCGCTCCGACGCGCCGCCCGTGATCCGGTACGAGGCCACCGGCGGCAGCGCATCGGACTTCGAGACGCTCGCGCACCGCATGCTCGGCTCGGGCGTCACCCACGTCGAGCTCGTCGAGACGGGCGCGATCTCCCTGCCCCACCGGCCGCGGGACGGAGCGTCCGACGCGTCGCCCGCCGACGGAACCCCATCCACCCCCGACCCGAGCTGA